From the genome of Neisseria lisongii, one region includes:
- the rlmN gene encoding 23S rRNA (adenine(2503)-C(2))-methyltransferase RlmN, giving the protein MKTNLLNFDLNGLTEHFARMGEKPFRAKQVMRWMHQGAAADFDEMTDLAKSLRQKLNEQAVVGVPELMTAQQSSDGTRKWLLDVGTGNGVETVFIPEAERGTLCISSQVGCALECTFCSTGRQGFNRNLTAAEIIGQLWWANKAMGVTPKNERVISNVVMMGMGEPLANFDNVVTALNIMLDDHGYGLSRRRVTVSTSGMVPQMDRLRDAVPVALAVSLHASNDQVRDEIVPLNKKYPLKELMAACQRYLVKAPRDFITFEYVMLDGINDKAQHARELIELVKDVPCKFNLIPFNPFPNSGYERSSNENIRVFRDILQQAGFVVTVRKTRGDDIDAACGQLAGQVQDKTRRQQKWQQIIVEQKGS; this is encoded by the coding sequence ATGAAAACCAATCTACTGAATTTTGATTTAAACGGCCTGACCGAACATTTTGCCCGAATGGGCGAAAAACCGTTCCGTGCCAAACAGGTTATGCGTTGGATGCACCAAGGTGCGGCGGCGGATTTTGATGAGATGACGGATTTGGCAAAATCGCTGCGCCAAAAACTCAACGAACAGGCAGTGGTCGGCGTGCCGGAATTAATGACGGCGCAGCAGTCGTCAGACGGTACACGCAAATGGCTGCTCGATGTCGGAACGGGTAATGGCGTGGAAACGGTCTTTATCCCCGAAGCCGAACGGGGAACGCTGTGTATTTCCTCTCAGGTCGGCTGTGCTTTGGAATGCACGTTTTGCTCGACCGGCCGCCAAGGCTTCAACCGCAATCTGACGGCAGCTGAAATCATCGGCCAACTGTGGTGGGCGAATAAGGCCATGGGCGTTACCCCGAAAAACGAGCGGGTGATTTCCAATGTGGTGATGATGGGCATGGGCGAGCCGCTGGCGAACTTTGACAATGTGGTAACGGCGCTTAATATTATGCTTGACGACCACGGCTACGGCTTGAGCCGCCGTCGGGTAACGGTTTCCACTTCGGGCATGGTGCCACAGATGGACAGGCTGCGTGATGCCGTGCCGGTGGCGTTGGCAGTGTCGCTGCATGCTTCTAACGACCAAGTGCGTGATGAAATTGTGCCGCTGAACAAAAAATATCCGCTGAAAGAACTGATGGCGGCGTGTCAGCGTTATCTGGTGAAAGCGCCGAGAGATTTCATCACGTTTGAATATGTGATGCTGGACGGCATCAACGACAAAGCCCAACATGCACGGGAATTGATTGAACTGGTTAAAGATGTGCCGTGCAAATTCAACCTGATTCCGTTTAACCCGTTTCCCAATTCGGGCTACGAACGTTCCAGCAACGAAAATATCAGAGTATTCAGAGATATTCTGCAACAGGCAGGGTTTGTGGTTACGGTGCGCAAAACACGGGGCGACGATATTGATGCCGCCTGTGGCCAACTGGCGGGGCAGGTGCAGGACAAAACCCGCCGCCAGCAGAAATGGCAGCAGATTATTGTGGAACAGAAAGGCAGTTGA
- the ndk gene encoding nucleoside-diphosphate kinase — translation MAIERTISIVKPDAVAKNVIGKIYSRFEDNGLRIVAAKMKHLSKREAQDFYAVHKERPFFGELVEFMTSGPVMIQVLEGENAVAKNRELMGATNPAEAAAGTIRADFANSLGENAVHGSDSLENAAIEIAYFFSQSEICSR, via the coding sequence ATGGCTATTGAACGTACCATTTCTATTGTTAAACCTGATGCGGTTGCGAAAAACGTGATTGGTAAAATTTACAGCCGTTTTGAGGACAACGGTCTGCGCATCGTGGCAGCCAAGATGAAACATCTGAGCAAACGTGAAGCGCAGGATTTTTACGCCGTGCATAAAGAGCGTCCGTTTTTCGGCGAACTGGTGGAATTTATGACCAGTGGTCCGGTGATGATTCAGGTGTTGGAAGGCGAAAACGCCGTTGCCAAAAACCGTGAATTGATGGGTGCAACCAATCCGGCTGAAGCGGCAGCCGGTACCATCCGTGCCGACTTTGCCAACTCTTTGGGTGAAAACGCCGTACACGGTTCGGACAGCTTGGAAAACGCAGCCATCGAAATCGCTTATTTCTTCAGCCAAAGCGAAATCTGTTCCCGCTAA
- the zapE gene encoding cell division protein ZapE: MSDRENLFVPPAFGNHSPLSWYQAAAQQPGFISDKAQEMAIEYLDRLWTELMMFKRKRNRFLGRSLRSPQVPKGLYFYGGVGRGKSFLMDAFFGCLPYKRKRRVHFHAFMAEIHERLKGLKSEANPLKAVAAEIAKETRVLCFDEFHVSDIADAMILGRLLENLLGEGLVLVATSNYAPSELYPQGQNRSSFLPTIALIESSLTVLNVDGGEDYRLRTLKPAEIFFVPNNQENEQKLEELFCEMSGLAELNPGISVIHGRDIPHKAKADHAIWFDFRALCFGPRSQADYLYLAEHYEIVFVSGLERLTPQEKAEARRLTWLIDVLYDFRVKLCATGEVAVDDIYIEGDFAEEFTRTASRMTEMQSEAYLAQPHLTLSKAKA; the protein is encoded by the coding sequence ATGAGCGATAGAGAAAATCTTTTTGTGCCGCCGGCTTTCGGCAATCACAGCCCTTTGAGCTGGTATCAGGCGGCGGCGCAGCAGCCGGGCTTTATCAGCGATAAGGCTCAGGAAATGGCGATTGAATATCTGGATCGGTTGTGGACCGAATTGATGATGTTTAAACGCAAGCGCAACCGTTTTTTAGGGCGCAGCCTGCGTTCGCCGCAAGTGCCTAAAGGGCTGTATTTTTACGGCGGTGTCGGCAGGGGCAAGAGTTTTTTGATGGATGCTTTTTTCGGCTGTTTGCCGTATAAACGCAAACGCCGGGTGCATTTTCATGCGTTTATGGCGGAAATCCACGAGCGGCTGAAAGGCTTGAAAAGCGAGGCCAATCCGCTGAAGGCGGTGGCGGCGGAAATTGCGAAGGAAACACGGGTTTTGTGTTTCGATGAATTTCACGTCAGCGATATTGCCGATGCGATGATTTTGGGGCGTTTGCTGGAAAATCTGTTGGGCGAGGGCTTGGTATTGGTGGCCACTTCCAATTATGCACCGTCCGAACTTTACCCGCAGGGGCAGAACCGCAGCAGTTTTTTGCCGACGATTGCGCTGATTGAGTCGAGTTTGACGGTGTTGAATGTGGACGGCGGCGAGGATTACCGCCTGCGTACGCTCAAGCCTGCGGAAATCTTTTTTGTGCCGAATAATCAGGAAAACGAGCAGAAGCTGGAAGAACTGTTCTGCGAAATGTCGGGTTTGGCAGAGCTCAATCCGGGCATCAGCGTGATTCATGGTCGGGATATTCCGCACAAGGCGAAAGCGGATCATGCGATATGGTTTGATTTCCGTGCTTTGTGTTTCGGCCCGAGATCGCAGGCGGATTATCTGTATCTGGCAGAACATTATGAAATTGTGTTTGTGTCGGGTTTGGAACGCTTAACGCCGCAGGAAAAAGCAGAAGCCCGCCGTTTGACTTGGCTGATTGACGTTTTATACGATTTCAGAGTGAAATTGTGTGCAACGGGCGAGGTAGCGGTGGACGATATTTATATCGAAGGCGATTTTGCCGAAGAATTTACCCGTACCGCCAGCCGTATGACCGAAATGCAGTCGGAAGCCTATTTGGCGCAGCCGCACCTGACTTTGAGCAAGGCGAAAGCATAA
- a CDS encoding YadA-like family protein, whose product MNLPLVNEDKPTLDVDALKPAIAAEKPVLSLDKPTLNIDNLKAEIAKGDTKIIAKNPVLNPKTNTAVVPVAAVPNTNNLTAEKPTLDTLNYPGSIHELVDQFHTAAIEANADNITANKAAIEANTINITANAIATNKNTAGVAANADNITANKAAIEANAININTNAIATNKNTAGVAANKAAIATNAAGVAENKAAIDANTVSITRNTAGIAANTAGIAANRAAIDRNTQDIKNLNKDMKRGLASTAALNGLFQPYQVGKANLTAAVGGFKSETALAIGSGYRFNENLAAKAGVAFSTSGSAAAYNVGVNFEW is encoded by the coding sequence TTGAATTTGCCTCTTGTGAATGAAGATAAACCAACTTTGGATGTCGATGCCCTGAAACCGGCAATTGCAGCTGAAAAACCTGTTCTGAGTCTTGATAAACCAACTCTGAATATCGACAACCTGAAAGCAGAAATCGCAAAAGGCGACACTAAAATTATCGCTAAAAATCCTGTTTTGAATCCAAAAACCAATACTGCTGTTGTCCCTGTTGCAGCTGTTCCTAACACGAACAACTTAACTGCTGAAAAACCAACTTTGGATACACTCAACTACCCTGGTTCTATCCATGAGTTAGTTGACCAATTCCACACTGCAGCTATTGAAGCCAATGCAGATAATATCACTGCCAACAAAGCCGCTATTGAAGCTAATACCATTAACATTACTGCTAATGCTATTGCTACCAATAAAAACACTGCCGGTGTAGCTGCCAATGCAGATAATATCACTGCCAACAAAGCCGCTATTGAAGCTAATGCCATTAACATCAACACTAATGCTATTGCTACCAATAAAAACACCGCCGGTGTAGCTGCTAACAAAGCTGCTATCGCTACTAATGCCGCTGGCGTAGCTGAGAACAAAGCTGCTATCGACGCTAACACTGTTTCTATCACTCGCAACACAGCCGGCATCGCTGCTAATACTGCTGGTATCGCTGCCAACAGAGCTGCAATCGATCGCAATACGCAAGACATCAAAAATTTGAACAAAGACATGAAACGTGGTTTGGCCAGCACCGCTGCGCTGAACGGTCTGTTCCAACCATACCAAGTTGGCAAAGCTAACCTGACTGCTGCTGTGGGTGGTTTCAAATCTGAAACTGCATTGGCCATCGGTAGCGGCTACCGTTTCAATGAAAACCTTGCTGCCAAAGCAGGCGTGGCATTCAGCACCAGCGGTAGCGCTGCTGCTTACAATGTTGGCGTGAATTTTGAATGGTAA
- a CDS encoding L-lactate MFS transporter has translation MKFLNREATVAPAGFNRWLVPPAALAVHLSIGQIYAYSVFNAPLTKVIGISESAPDDWQLATVGWIFSIALAVLGASAALFGTWMERVGPRKAMFVAACCFSLGFFVSALGVSLHNLPLLYLGNGVIGGIGLGLGYIGPVSTLMKWFPDKPGMATGLAIMGFGGGAMLASPLSVMLMNTFSGAASVGVAETFMVLGVLYFVLMMFGAFTIRVPAEGWKPEGYVAPKQTGKLVSSNHVNVSQAMKTPQFWLLFWVLCLNVTAGIGVLGQASVMIQELFSSASVGEAAAVSAGAAAGFVSLLSLFNMGGRFLWSSVSDKIGRKNTYTAFFVLGSLLYFAVPSIGAGGNKTLFVIGFCVIISMYGGGFAAIPAYLKDLFGTYQVGAIHGRILLAWSTAAVIGPVLVNYIRQSQIDSGVPAAQAYSVTMYIMAGLLLAGLLCNLLVRAVHEKHHERDIKTAAHSGNPDDETAISDAYLLGESVSHGGAAVWWRWALVGIPLLYGVVMVFVKALDLFR, from the coding sequence ATGAAATTTTTGAATCGTGAAGCAACGGTTGCACCGGCGGGGTTCAACCGTTGGCTGGTGCCGCCGGCGGCGCTGGCGGTGCATTTGTCTATCGGGCAGATTTATGCTTATTCGGTATTCAATGCGCCCTTGACCAAAGTGATCGGCATCAGCGAATCGGCACCTGATGATTGGCAGTTGGCGACCGTGGGCTGGATTTTCAGCATTGCGTTGGCGGTATTGGGCGCATCCGCCGCCCTGTTCGGCACTTGGATGGAACGTGTCGGCCCGCGCAAGGCGATGTTTGTTGCCGCCTGCTGCTTCAGTTTGGGCTTTTTTGTGTCGGCACTCGGTGTCAGCCTGCATAATTTGCCGCTGCTGTATTTGGGCAACGGCGTGATCGGCGGCATCGGTTTGGGCTTGGGCTATATCGGGCCGGTATCGACATTGATGAAATGGTTTCCCGACAAACCGGGCATGGCCACCGGCTTGGCGATTATGGGATTCGGCGGCGGCGCGATGCTAGCCTCGCCCCTATCGGTGATGCTGATGAACACTTTTTCCGGCGCTGCTTCGGTGGGCGTGGCGGAAACGTTTATGGTGTTGGGCGTGCTGTATTTTGTGTTGATGATGTTTGGCGCATTCACCATCAGAGTACCGGCCGAAGGGTGGAAGCCTGAAGGTTATGTTGCGCCGAAGCAGACGGGCAAGCTGGTCAGCAGCAATCATGTGAATGTGTCGCAGGCAATGAAAACGCCGCAGTTTTGGCTGCTGTTTTGGGTGTTGTGTCTCAACGTTACCGCCGGTATCGGCGTGTTGGGGCAGGCTTCGGTGATGATTCAGGAACTGTTTTCTTCCGCTTCGGTGGGTGAAGCGGCGGCGGTGAGTGCCGGTGCGGCGGCAGGATTTGTCAGCCTGTTGAGTCTGTTTAATATGGGCGGACGCTTTTTGTGGTCGAGCGTGTCCGACAAAATCGGCCGCAAAAATACCTACACCGCCTTTTTTGTATTGGGTTCGCTGCTGTATTTTGCCGTACCGAGCATTGGTGCAGGCGGCAACAAAACCCTGTTTGTCATCGGATTTTGCGTGATTATTTCGATGTATGGCGGCGGTTTTGCAGCAATCCCCGCCTATCTGAAAGACCTGTTCGGCACTTATCAGGTCGGCGCCATTCACGGCCGCATTCTGCTGGCATGGTCAACCGCCGCCGTTATCGGGCCGGTACTGGTCAATTATATCCGCCAAAGCCAAATCGACAGCGGCGTACCCGCAGCGCAGGCATACAGCGTAACCATGTATATTATGGCCGGGCTGCTGCTAGCGGGTTTGTTGTGCAACCTGCTGGTGCGTGCCGTGCATGAAAAACACCATGAACGGGACATCAAAACCGCCGCCCACAGCGGCAACCCCGACGATGAAACCGCCATTTCCGATGCCTACCTGCTCGGCGAAAGCGTGTCGCACGGCGGCGCAGCCGTCTGGTGGCGCTGGGCATTGGTCGGCATTCCGCTGCTTTACGGCGTGGTGATGGTGTTTGTTAAGGCGTTGGATTTGTTCCGCTGA
- a CDS encoding TonB-dependent siderophore receptor, with amino-acid sequence MNKKLALIPLLLAGAYGYASEQTDVSANNPVELQQVEVKGNAKIRHAAKSYSIASDGDLRDRVNLGVLGKANAFTAPVTVVNYDEKVINNTEARTLVDVVAKKDASTWQFGGESNTLTGLYFRGFQLDARQFSVNGLSGMYGTQGTSSVQVGSAQLIKGASTAVNGMDPEGAVSGSLNIETKKAADSGNRKIGLGWFSNNRAQGTFDLGERFGEDKQFGVRVNGKLRHGDTPRDGYSEDNKEFALNTDYRGEKLRVQFDSIYAKRKANGGRARIQDIQNLNGRLFDAPDNQTNLLPEWNWQNTKGQTNMLTFEYDTDYDFQVSGGIGYNKSNYTGTLIAPTACLNASSTCTATQNTAANGRTVTPRNYDYSTGTTRLTDQYFRTLSMNLAARGEFETGPVSHNWSAAFDRVNRKRATFQGAAASSSGLTVDTRRDIAEQLVNMGSDYSRDWNAAPTLNAEVKVNSLALSDTLGFADNKYRLTLGGRFQAVEYTDKQKSQSGDAKRFSPMAMAAWVPTPDLVVYSNYMEDLEPASIKTDESGETTMAKPRVSKQFEIGVRKNWGDFVTTLNAFQIKRPGYWRGQTNNSGNLVYGNNTDFAKYQQTGGAAGDEQGMERNRGIEFNTYANLLGNTLRPSLGVMYLQSKVKNYPNSRDMLVNGVQVANPRVVAKAGVEWDTPFVKGLTVNGNIQHFGKSYQDTQKQYAFPSYTLVDVGARYKTKLGKNALTVSGSVENLFNKNYWQVQRGQYDRSFAVLGMPRTVWLKAELDF; translated from the coding sequence ATGAACAAAAAATTAGCGCTTATCCCGCTGCTGCTGGCGGGTGCATACGGCTATGCTTCCGAACAGACAGATGTTTCGGCAAACAATCCGGTTGAGTTGCAACAGGTTGAAGTGAAAGGCAATGCCAAAATCCGCCATGCGGCCAAATCCTATTCCATCGCCAGCGACGGCGACCTGCGCGACCGTGTCAATCTGGGCGTATTGGGCAAAGCCAACGCCTTTACTGCGCCGGTTACGGTGGTGAATTATGATGAAAAAGTCATCAACAACACCGAAGCCCGCACGTTGGTGGACGTAGTGGCGAAAAAAGATGCTTCCACTTGGCAATTCGGCGGCGAAAGCAATACCCTGACCGGCCTGTATTTCCGTGGTTTTCAGTTGGATGCCCGCCAATTCAGCGTGAACGGTTTGTCGGGAATGTACGGCACACAAGGTACTTCCAGCGTCCAAGTCGGTTCGGCACAACTGATTAAAGGTGCAAGTACTGCCGTAAACGGTATGGACCCTGAAGGTGCGGTATCGGGTTCGCTCAATATCGAAACCAAAAAAGCGGCCGACAGTGGCAACCGCAAAATCGGTTTGGGCTGGTTCAGCAACAACCGTGCGCAAGGCACATTTGATTTGGGCGAACGTTTCGGCGAAGACAAACAGTTCGGCGTGCGGGTAAACGGCAAACTGCGCCACGGCGATACGCCTCGGGACGGTTACAGCGAAGACAATAAAGAATTTGCCCTGAATACCGATTATCGGGGCGAAAAACTGCGGGTGCAGTTTGATTCGATTTATGCCAAACGCAAAGCCAACGGCGGCCGCGCCCGTATTCAGGATATTCAAAACCTGAACGGACGTTTGTTTGACGCACCGGACAATCAAACCAATCTCTTGCCTGAATGGAACTGGCAAAACACCAAAGGCCAGACCAATATGCTGACCTTTGAATACGATACCGACTACGATTTCCAAGTCAGCGGCGGTATCGGCTACAACAAATCCAACTATACCGGCACGCTGATTGCGCCGACCGCATGTTTAAATGCAAGTAGCACTTGTACTGCTACGCAGAATACCGCAGCAAACGGTCGAACCGTTACCCCACGCAATTATGATTACAGCACCGGCACGACCCGTTTGACCGACCAATATTTCCGCACTTTAAGCATGAATCTGGCGGCTCGGGGCGAGTTTGAAACAGGGCCGGTAAGCCATAACTGGAGCGCAGCCTTTGACCGTGTAAACCGCAAACGGGCAACTTTCCAAGGTGCGGCGGCAAGCAGTTCCGGACTGACTGTCGATACCCGTCGGGATATTGCCGAGCAACTGGTCAATATGGGTTCTGATTACAGTCGGGATTGGAACGCTGCGCCGACTTTGAATGCCGAAGTCAAAGTAAACAGCTTGGCATTGTCTGACACTTTGGGTTTCGCCGACAATAAATACCGCCTGACTTTGGGCGGACGTTTCCAAGCGGTTGAATACACCGATAAACAGAAATCGCAAAGCGGCGATGCTAAACGCTTCAGCCCGATGGCAATGGCGGCATGGGTGCCGACCCCCGATTTGGTGGTGTACAGCAATTATATGGAAGATTTAGAACCGGCCAGCATTAAAACCGATGAATCCGGTGAAACTACCATGGCAAAACCCCGTGTCAGCAAACAGTTTGAAATCGGTGTGCGTAAAAACTGGGGCGATTTCGTAACCACGCTTAATGCGTTCCAAATCAAACGTCCGGGTTACTGGCGGGGACAGACCAACAACAGCGGCAATCTGGTTTATGGAAATAACACTGACTTTGCCAAATATCAGCAAACAGGCGGCGCGGCCGGCGACGAGCAGGGTATGGAACGCAACCGGGGTATTGAGTTTAATACCTATGCCAATTTGTTGGGCAACACCTTGCGCCCGAGTCTCGGCGTGATGTATCTGCAATCCAAAGTGAAAAACTACCCGAATTCCCGAGACATGCTGGTGAATGGCGTGCAGGTTGCCAATCCCCGTGTGGTAGCGAAGGCCGGTGTGGAATGGGATACCCCGTTTGTTAAAGGTCTGACTGTAAACGGTAATATCCAACATTTCGGCAAATCCTACCAAGATACGCAGAAACAGTATGCCTTCCCGTCTTACACACTGGTTGATGTCGGCGCACGCTACAAAACCAAACTGGGCAAAAACGCCCTGACCGTCAGCGGATCGGTAGAAAACCTGTTCAATAAAAACTACTGGCAAGTACAGCGCGGCCAATACGACCGCAGCTTCGCCGTATTGGGCATGCCCCGCACGGTTTGGCTGAAAGCCGAATTGGATTTCTGA
- a CDS encoding ABC transporter ATP-binding protein/permease produces MQKWQIELYGTPLWLLQTLAGVCLTAAVILFLVSKTRFGKEFAYLSGLCLTPKGRLKIGFAIIGMTVLLLTEVRLNVLSTFMSNGLYSSMQDLNLQAFWQFAAMNAGVVLLRTFNGVINDFLDQSFAIKWSQRLNSVLVERWLAQKNYYRLHMLRHEPDNIDQRIQQDAQDFIKSTIEFIRGMLNSVVSSLEFAFVLWGLAGILTMFGVNIPHGMVWFVFIFVILATFIAMWIGNPLIRFNYENEKLNGDYRYSLIRLRDHAESIAFYGGEQHEQQQLNARFSDIVRNRWRIARQSVGLSGFNDMFSNAIQLLPIILQAPRLFAGQIKIGDVQQTVQAFARLQKALSFFRMFYESFTAYRARLERLHGFLRRTETPHEPRKLNIRPISDGLRLHNVTLYRNNGEILISNISTELKTGSSLLIKGPSGCGKTSLLRAMAGLWPFGCTGTLYIPPHSEILFVPQRPYMPQGSLRHAICYPNICEQHPALTDTLRQCRLEHLIDKLDRHDDWQQKLSPGELQRIAFCRSLLTPAKVFLFDETTSALDEPTEALLYQLMRAKHPDSMIISIGHRSSLNPFHTQHLDIGQTTCS; encoded by the coding sequence ATGCAAAAATGGCAAATCGAGCTTTACGGCACACCTTTATGGCTGCTGCAAACTTTGGCAGGCGTGTGCCTTACCGCCGCCGTAATCCTGTTTTTGGTTTCCAAAACCCGCTTCGGCAAAGAGTTTGCCTATTTGAGCGGCTTGTGTCTGACACCCAAAGGCCGTCTGAAAATCGGATTCGCCATCATCGGCATGACGGTATTGCTGCTGACCGAAGTACGCCTGAACGTGTTGAGTACGTTTATGTCCAACGGTTTATACAGCTCGATGCAGGACTTGAATCTCCAAGCCTTTTGGCAGTTTGCCGCCATGAATGCCGGCGTAGTGCTGCTGCGCACGTTTAACGGCGTAATCAACGATTTTCTCGATCAGAGTTTTGCCATCAAATGGTCGCAACGGCTCAACAGCGTATTGGTCGAACGCTGGCTGGCGCAAAAAAACTATTACCGCCTGCACATGCTGCGCCACGAGCCGGACAATATCGATCAGCGTATCCAGCAAGATGCCCAAGACTTTATCAAATCCACGATTGAATTTATCCGAGGTATGCTCAACTCAGTCGTATCATCGCTGGAATTTGCCTTTGTCTTATGGGGGCTGGCAGGCATTTTGACCATGTTCGGCGTGAACATTCCGCACGGCATGGTCTGGTTTGTCTTTATTTTCGTGATTTTGGCAACTTTTATCGCCATGTGGATCGGCAATCCCTTAATCCGCTTCAATTATGAAAACGAAAAACTCAACGGCGATTACCGCTATTCCCTCATCCGCCTGCGAGACCATGCCGAAAGCATCGCATTTTACGGCGGCGAACAGCATGAACAGCAGCAACTGAACGCCCGTTTCAGCGACATCGTCCGCAACCGCTGGCGGATTGCCCGCCAAAGCGTCGGCTTGAGCGGCTTTAACGACATGTTCAGCAACGCTATCCAACTGTTACCGATTATCCTGCAAGCCCCCCGCCTGTTTGCCGGACAGATTAAAATCGGCGACGTGCAGCAAACCGTTCAAGCCTTTGCCCGACTGCAAAAAGCCCTGTCGTTTTTCCGCATGTTTTACGAATCATTCACCGCCTACCGCGCCCGCTTAGAACGGCTGCACGGTTTTTTACGCCGCACCGAAACGCCGCACGAACCCCGAAAACTCAACATCCGCCCCATTTCAGACGGCCTGCGCCTGCACAATGTTACCCTCTACCGCAACAACGGCGAAATCCTCATCAGCAATATCAGCACCGAACTCAAAACCGGCAGTTCACTGCTAATCAAAGGCCCATCCGGCTGCGGCAAAACCTCCCTGCTGCGGGCCATGGCAGGACTGTGGCCGTTCGGCTGCACCGGTACGCTCTACATCCCGCCGCACAGCGAAATCTTATTCGTTCCCCAACGCCCGTATATGCCGCAAGGCAGCCTGCGCCACGCTATCTGCTACCCGAATATCTGTGAACAACACCCCGCCTTGACCGATACGCTGCGGCAATGCCGTTTGGAACATTTAATCGACAAACTCGACCGGCACGACGACTGGCAGCAAAAACTCTCTCCCGGCGAATTACAACGAATCGCCTTTTGCCGCAGCTTACTGACCCCGGCCAAAGTCTTCCTGTTTGACGAAACCACCTCCGCCCTAGACGAACCGACCGAAGCCTTGCTCTATCAGCTAATGCGGGCAAAACACCCCGACAGCATGATTATCAGCATCGGCCACCGCAGCAGCCTGAATCCGTTTCACACACAACATCTAGACATCGGACAGACCACCTGCAGCTGA
- a CDS encoding DUF2130 domain-containing protein, protein MHEIKCPHCHTAFTVNEASYADIVQQVRNQEFQTEIHHRLQEAQAHFASEKALALSETRQELQHSLADKERRIAELQHQIGQSAQERQLALAQAEGRLKMQLAEREAEIAQWKARAGALESGKAAEQELAVTKAVAEKERQLEALKSELLLQTKESELAQKTLHEKYAQELKQKEETIAFYKDFKARQSTKMIGESLEQHCETEFNRIRTTAFPQAKFGKDNDAASGSKGDYIYRECDEHGNEIISIMFEMKNEGDETASKKKNEHFFKELDKDRREKSCEYAVLVSLLESESELYNGGIVDVSFAYPKMYVIRPQFFIPMISLLRNAALNSLQYKQEVAQMRAQNIDITHFEEDLNAFKEGFARNYELASRKFQTAIDEIDKTITHLQKTKEALLSSENNLRLANNKAADLTVKKLVRKNPTMKAAFAALQQDE, encoded by the coding sequence ATGCACGAAATCAAATGCCCTCATTGCCACACCGCCTTTACCGTTAATGAAGCGAGCTATGCCGACATTGTCCAGCAGGTGCGCAATCAGGAATTTCAGACCGAAATCCACCACCGCCTCCAAGAGGCGCAGGCGCATTTTGCCAGTGAAAAGGCGTTGGCGCTTTCTGAAACCCGTCAAGAACTGCAGCACAGTCTGGCCGACAAAGAACGCCGCATCGCCGAGCTGCAGCACCAAATTGGCCAATCCGCCCAAGAGCGGCAACTGGCGTTGGCGCAGGCCGAAGGCCGTCTGAAAATGCAGCTTGCCGAGCGTGAGGCGGAAATTGCGCAATGGAAAGCCCGTGCAGGTGCTTTGGAAAGCGGCAAGGCGGCGGAACAGGAATTGGCGGTAACCAAAGCGGTTGCCGAGAAAGAACGCCAACTGGAAGCGCTGAAGTCCGAGTTGCTGCTGCAAACCAAGGAAAGCGAGCTGGCACAGAAAACCCTGCATGAAAAATACGCTCAGGAATTGAAGCAGAAAGAAGAAACGATTGCGTTTTATAAAGACTTCAAAGCCCGCCAGTCCACCAAAATGATCGGCGAAAGCCTTGAGCAGCATTGCGAAACCGAGTTCAACCGTATCCGCACCACCGCTTTTCCGCAGGCCAAGTTCGGCAAGGACAACGATGCCGCTTCTGGCAGCAAGGGCGACTATATTTATCGGGAATGCGACGAACACGGCAACGAAATCATTTCGATTATGTTTGAAATGAAAAACGAGGGCGACGAAACCGCCAGCAAAAAGAAAAACGAGCATTTTTTCAAAGAACTGGACAAAGACCGGCGGGAAAAATCCTGCGAATATGCGGTGTTGGTGTCGCTGCTTGAGAGCGAGAGCGAACTGTATAACGGCGGCATTGTGGACGTTTCGTTTGCCTATCCGAAAATGTACGTTATCCGCCCGCAGTTTTTTATCCCGATGATTTCGCTGCTGCGCAACGCCGCCCTCAATTCGCTGCAATACAAGCAGGAAGTGGCGCAAATGCGGGCGCAGAATATCGACATCACGCATTTTGAAGAAGATTTGAACGCCTTTAAAGAGGGCTTTGCCCGCAATTACGAGCTGGCCAGCCGCAAGTTTCAAACGGCGATTGACGAAATCGACAAAACCATCACCCACCTGCAAAAAACCAAAGAAGCCCTGCTGTCTTCGGAAAACAATCTGCGGCTGGCCAACAATAAAGCCGCCGATTTGACGGTAAAAAAACTGGTTCGCAAAAATCCGACCATGAAAGCCGCTTTTGCCGCTTTGCAGCAGGACGAATAG